From the genome of Candidatus Kaelpia aquatica, one region includes:
- the aroC gene encoding chorismate synthase, producing MLRFLTAGESHGKALSVIVDGFPAGVKIDRARIDSELSRRQVGYGRGGRMKIEKDRVEIISGISKGLTFGAPIAILIKNKDFSIDRMPAIGSPRPGHADLAGGMKYGLKDFRLILERASARETAARVAVGALAKQFLDSFNISIFSHVIQIGDVRVTKITNTNSIQRLAERSKLRCVDAKAELEMVKLIDKARAEQDSLGGVFEVIASNVPAGLGSYVQWDLRLDSEIGSSVLSIPAVKAVEVGDGVKNTSLFGSEVQDEIGFSKSKGFKRATNRAGGLEGGITNGEPLVVRGYMKPIATLSKPLRSVNVRTKKEAQAFKERADICAVPAAGVVAESMISFIVMKSFLDKFSSDNLFDIISNFKSYQKRLKDF from the coding sequence ATGCTAAGATTCTTAACCGCAGGCGAGTCTCACGGGAAGGCTCTCTCAGTTATCGTAGATGGTTTTCCTGCAGGAGTTAAGATTGATAGAGCCAGAATAGATTCTGAACTTTCAAGGCGTCAGGTTGGTTATGGCCGCGGCGGAAGGATGAAGATAGAGAAAGATAGGGTTGAGATTATAAGCGGAATTAGTAAGGGTCTGACATTCGGGGCTCCAATCGCAATTTTAATTAAAAATAAGGATTTCTCAATTGATAGAATGCCTGCAATAGGCTCTCCTCGTCCGGGCCATGCGGATTTAGCAGGGGGTATGAAGTACGGATTAAAAGATTTTAGACTCATTCTTGAAAGAGCATCAGCTAGAGAGACTGCTGCAAGGGTTGCGGTCGGGGCGCTAGCCAAGCAGTTTTTAGATAGTTTTAATATCTCTATCTTCAGTCATGTTATTCAAATAGGAGACGTAAGGGTAACAAAAATAACAAATACAAATAGTATTCAAAGGTTGGCTGAGAGGTCAAAATTACGCTGTGTCGATGCTAAGGCAGAGCTAGAGATGGTCAAGTTAATAGATAAGGCTAGGGCAGAACAAGATTCACTGGGAGGGGTCTTTGAAGTTATAGCTTCTAATGTTCCTGCAGGGCTTGGAAGCTATGTGCAGTGGGATTTAAGACTTGATTCAGAGATTGGGTCTAGCGTCCTATCTATTCCGGCAGTTAAGGCGGTTGAAGTAGGAGATGGAGTTAAGAATACATCTCTCTTTGGCTCAGAGGTTCAGGATGAGATAGGTTTTAGTAAGAGTAAGGGTTTTAAGAGAGCTACAAACAGAGCGGGTGGTTTAGAGGGAGGCATTACAAACGGTGAGCCCCTAGTAGTCAGAGGGTACATGAAGCCTATCGCTACTCTATCTAAACCATTAAGGTCAGTAAATGTAAGAACAAAAAAAGAGGCCCAAGCTTTTAAAGAACGTGCTGATATTTGTGCTGTTCCTGCTGCAGGAGTTGTAGCTGAGAGCATGATTAGCTTTATAGTTATGAAGAGTTTTCTGGATAAGTTCTCCTCTGATAACCTATTTGATATAATATCTAATTTCAAAAGCTACCAAAAACGCCTTAAGGATTTCTGA